A stretch of Cheilinus undulatus linkage group 20, ASM1832078v1, whole genome shotgun sequence DNA encodes these proteins:
- the LOC121528000 gene encoding zinc finger protein 182-like, whose amino-acid sequence MMRAAKMELLRTLVSERLSAAAQEIFKIVERTIIEYEEEMSCSKWVVDRDHQQLDVAEGHSEDSVQMYATDVKQRPVSVNVCLNPENVREPPEDHPNENSINPRSSPASEKDHPDEEILMDVTDSHVKEECDMNTPLNLLKTKKPFKCPICFSCFSSKKMMVRHFREHPEDRSSSYQCQFCPQCFFHKSEFIIHTSTHHSYSPETYQDQRDRQLIHQEEKSEEKLNQCLSESDVKNASLNITPYDKSEFDQESLQPLCLYQIHSVTDIDKDPTAADPVNHIKTEPVDCEVSDSTMDDSLLFSVNRGEPGESNRFNYLQERHSEKSNNLMVQFEAGTAQKPYKCPCCSKCFSLTKTLIRHLKIHTQDKAYQCQFCGRKFCQKSDLVNHTRIHTGERPYQCPECHKSFVQKGNLGVHMRTHAGEKPYQCPECSCSFDNKSLLEFHMQRHT is encoded by the exons ATGATGAGGGCAGCGAAGATGGAGCTGCTGAGAACTCTGGTCAGTGAGCGTTTATCTGCAGCAGCCCAAGAGATCTTCAAGATCGTGGAAAGAACAATCATAGAATATGAAGAGGAAATGTCGTGCTCAAAATGGGTGGTGGACAGAGACCACCAACAGCTGGATGTTGCTGAGGGACATAGTGAAG aCTCTGTCCAGATGTATGCCACAGACGTGAAGCAGCGGCCCGTCAGTGTCAATGTGTGCTTAAATCCAGAAAATGTCCGTGAACCACCCGAAGACCATCCCAATGAAAACAGCATCAATCCACGCTCCTCTCCTGCCAGTGAAAAAGATCATCCTGACGAGGAGATCCTGATGGATGTCACTGACAGTCATGTGAAGGAGGAGTGTGACATGAACACACCATTAAATTTACTCAAAACGAAGAAACCATTCAAATGTCCCATTTGCTTCAGTTGTTTTTCTTCCAAAAAGATGATGGTGCGACACTTCAGGGAGCATCCAGAGGACAGATCCTCCTCATACCAGTGCCAGTTCTGTCCCCAATGCTTCTTCCACAAGTCTGAATTCATAATTCACACAAGTACACACCACAGTTACAGTCCTGAAACATACCAAGACCAAAGGGACAGGCAGCTGATTCACCAAGAGGAAAAATCAGAGGAGAAACTAAACCAGTGTCTCAGTGAATCAGATGTAAAGAACGCTTCTCTAAATATCACGCCCTATGATAAAAGTGAGTTTGATCAGGAATCTCTGCAGCCTCTGTGTCTTTACCAAATCCACAGTGTCACTGACATCGACAAGGACCCCACAGCTGCCGATCCAGTCAATCACATTAAAACTGAACCAGTAGACTGTGAAGTTTCAGACAGCACTATGGATGATTCTCTCCTCTTTTCAGTGAATCGAGGTGAACCAGGAGAGTCAAACCGTTTCAACTACCTACAAGAAAGACACTCAGAAAAGTCTAACAACCTCATGGTTCAGTTTGAAGCAGGAACAGCTCAGAAACCTTACAAATGCCCATGCTGCTCCAAATGTTTCTCTCTCACTAAAACCTTAATACGACACTTGAAGATTCACACACAGGACAAAGCGTATCAGTGCCAGTTCTGTGGAAGGAAATTCTGTCAGAAATCTGACCTGGTCAATCACACGAGGATACACACAGGAGAGAGACCATATCAGTGCCCAGAGTGTCACAAATCCTTTGTACAGAAAGGAAACCTGGGCGTTCACATGAGGACACATGCAGGAGAGAAACCGTATCAGTGTCCAGAATGCAGCTGCAGTTTTGATAACAAGTCATTGTTAGAATTTCACATGCAGAGACACACGTAG